One segment of Eriocheir sinensis breed Jianghai 21 chromosome 69, ASM2467909v1, whole genome shotgun sequence DNA contains the following:
- the LOC126988391 gene encoding U6 snRNA-associated Sm-like protein LSm8, which produces MTNTLESYVNHLVSVITADGRNIVGTLKGFDQTVNLIMDECHERVYSSHRGVEQVILGLYVVRGDNVALIGEVDEDLDSRLDLENIRAEPLNECKT; this is translated from the exons ATGACCAACACCCTCGAGAGCTACGTCAACC ATCTCGTCTCCGTCATCACCGCCGATGGGAGGAACATTGTT GGCACACTGAAGGGGTTTGACCAGACGGTGAACCTGATCATGGACGAGTGCCACGAACGCGTCTACTCCTCCCATCGTGGCGTGGAGCAAGTCATCCTGGGCCTCTATGTGGTGCGCGGCGACAACGT AGCGCTCATCGGTGAGGTGGACGAGGACCTGGACTCTCGGCTTGACCTCGAGAACATCCGCGCCGAACCCCTCAATGAGTGCAAGACCTGA
- the LOC126988392 gene encoding trafficking protein particle complex subunit 5-like yields the protein MSGSKQRPSILDKSLSRGKTEVSATAFALLFSEMVQYSHNRVQSVADLHQKLSELGQHVGVRMVELLFVRERNYKRETKLLSTLLFVKGTMWKSLFGKEADKLDRATDDERIFYLIEKEPLVNRFVSVPRDKSSINCAAFVAGIIEATLTSTGFPAKVTALWHKGTTFMIKFDDTVMTRDKQLEGR from the exons ATGAGTGGCAGCAAACAGAGGCCGTCTATTCTTGATAAG TCGCTGAGCCGCGGCAAGACGGAGGTGAGCGCCACAGCCTTCGCCCTGCTGTTCTCCGAGATGGTCCAGTACTCACACAACAGGGTCCAGAGTGTGGCGGACCTGCACcagaa gcTCTCGGAACTTGGTCAGCACGTCGGTGTCAGGATGGTCGAGCTTCTGTTTGTGAGAGAACGAAACTACAAGAGGGAGACCAAGCTACTCAGCACTCTACTGTTTGTTAAAGGGACCATGtggaag tCTCTCTTCGGCAAGGAGGCGGACAAGCTCGACAGGGCAACGGACGATGAGCGGATTTTCTACCTGATCGAGAAGGAGCCGCTGGTCAACCGCTTTGTCTCGGTGCCGCGCGACAAGAGCTCCATCAACTGTGCCGCCTTCGTAGCCGGCATCATCGAAGCAACGCTGACCTCCACTGGCTTT CCGGCCAAGGTGACGGCACTCTGGCACAAGGGAACCACGTTTATGATCAAGTTTGACGACACAGTGATGACGAGAGACAAGCAGTTGGAGGGAcgctga